One stretch of Cellulomonas wangsupingiae DNA includes these proteins:
- the rdgB gene encoding RdgB/HAM1 family non-canonical purine NTP pyrophosphatase → MTSPVVVPAGARLVLATHNAHKVAELRAILAPELPGLDPAAVLGARDVGAPEPVEDGLTFEENALIKARALAAATGLPAVADDSGLSVDVLGGAPGIFSARWAGRHGDDVANLRLLLAQLSDIAPAHRGARFVCAAALVLPDGTEHVEVGTLEGTLASAPRGENGFGYDPVLVPVGGTRTCAELSPEEKNAISHRGQAFRALVPHVVAALRA, encoded by the coding sequence GTGACGTCGCCGGTCGTCGTGCCGGCGGGCGCGCGCCTCGTCCTGGCGACGCACAACGCGCACAAGGTCGCCGAGCTGCGGGCCATCCTCGCCCCCGAGCTGCCCGGTCTCGACCCCGCCGCCGTGCTGGGCGCGCGCGACGTGGGCGCGCCCGAGCCGGTCGAGGACGGCCTGACCTTCGAGGAGAACGCGCTGATCAAGGCGCGTGCCCTCGCCGCGGCGACGGGCCTGCCCGCGGTCGCGGACGACTCGGGGCTGAGCGTCGACGTCCTGGGCGGCGCTCCCGGGATCTTCTCCGCACGGTGGGCCGGGCGGCACGGCGACGACGTCGCCAACCTGCGGCTGCTGCTCGCGCAGCTGTCGGACATCGCGCCCGCGCACCGGGGTGCGCGCTTCGTGTGCGCGGCGGCGCTCGTGCTGCCCGACGGCACCGAGCACGTCGAGGTGGGCACCCTCGAGGGCACCCTCGCGTCGGCGCCGCGCGGGGAGAACGGCTTCGGTTACGACCCCGTGCTCGTTCCCGTGGGCGGCACGCGGACGTGCGCGGAGCTCTCCCCGGAGGAGAAGAACGCGATCAGCCACCGCGGGCAGGCGTTCCGCGCTCTCGTGCCGCACGTCGTGGCGGCGCTGCGGGCATGA
- the clpS gene encoding ATP-dependent Clp protease adapter ClpS, with the protein MPATTAPEKRAEVDEATSTADAWVTIVWNDPVNLMTYVTYVFQTYFGYTRDKAELLMRQVHEAGRAVVSTGNREAMEVDVQAMHSYGLWATLQRGGQ; encoded by the coding sequence GTGCCTGCGACGACCGCCCCCGAGAAGCGCGCCGAGGTGGACGAGGCGACGTCCACGGCCGATGCGTGGGTGACGATCGTCTGGAACGACCCGGTCAACCTCATGACGTACGTCACGTACGTGTTCCAGACGTACTTCGGCTACACCCGCGACAAGGCCGAGCTCCTCATGCGCCAGGTCCACGAGGCGGGCCGTGCCGTCGTGTCGACCGGTAACCGCGAGGCGATGGAGGTCGACGTGCAGGCCATGCACTCCTACGGGCTGTGGGCGACGCTGCAGCGCGGGGGGCAGTGA
- a CDS encoding ABC-F family ATP-binding cassette domain-containing protein codes for MSAATRPGDVQLVAEAVTFGYPGRPVLDRLDLTVSPGDRIGLVGENGAGKSTLLGVLAGRLHPQAGHVSRHGTLAVVEQDLAVGEDDTIGTLVDATAAATRAAAAGLQAAIDGFDHDGGDVTALSAAIAHYEHLAAWDVDRRVDEGLSRLHAPRDRDRRLAELSVGERYRVRLACRLAERADLLLLDEPTNHLDAGGVDHLTAQLRAWTGGLVIVTHDRRLLDDVMTAILDMDPSMDGRPVLYGAARYADYRFARDQMLRRWRARYRAERKRAQVLAQRLDASYEGLSDEWRPPKGSHAHRRATRARQHVKAADRLVERLEAQAVDVPVPPPVLRFPDLPSVPPGYAGGPLVEVRAPRVAGRLDLPGRRVDVMPAGRLLITGPNGAGKSTLLAALVGTVGLDRGARTLADGVRLGVLAQEGPGERTAAPGGTSPTAFDAYARHALDLLDAGALDPDALVPVAALGLLTEEDLDRPLRELSVGQRRRFDLACALLAAPHVLVLDEPTNHLSVGLVDELTVALRATSAAVVVATHDRQLRADLADWPHLDLGA; via the coding sequence ATGAGCGCGGCGACCCGGCCCGGCGACGTGCAGCTCGTCGCCGAGGCCGTGACGTTCGGCTACCCCGGCCGTCCGGTGCTGGACCGTCTCGACCTCACGGTCAGCCCCGGGGACCGCATCGGCCTGGTCGGGGAGAACGGCGCCGGCAAGTCCACGCTGCTCGGCGTGCTGGCCGGTCGGCTCCACCCGCAGGCGGGGCACGTGAGCCGGCACGGCACGCTCGCGGTCGTCGAGCAGGACCTGGCGGTGGGCGAGGACGACACGATCGGCACGCTCGTGGACGCGACGGCCGCGGCCACGCGGGCCGCGGCGGCCGGGCTCCAGGCGGCGATCGACGGCTTCGACCACGACGGGGGCGACGTCACGGCCCTGTCCGCCGCGATCGCGCACTACGAGCACCTCGCGGCGTGGGACGTGGACCGGCGCGTCGACGAGGGCCTGTCCCGGCTGCACGCGCCGCGCGACCGCGACCGGCGGCTCGCCGAGCTGTCCGTGGGGGAGCGGTACCGGGTGCGCCTGGCCTGCCGGCTCGCCGAGCGTGCCGACCTGCTGCTGCTCGACGAGCCCACCAACCACCTCGACGCCGGCGGCGTCGACCACCTGACGGCGCAGCTGCGGGCGTGGACGGGAGGCCTGGTCATCGTCACGCACGACCGCCGCCTGCTCGACGACGTCATGACCGCGATCCTCGACATGGACCCGTCGATGGACGGCCGCCCCGTGCTCTACGGCGCGGCGCGCTACGCGGACTACCGGTTCGCCCGTGACCAGATGCTGCGCCGGTGGCGGGCCCGGTACCGGGCCGAGCGCAAGCGCGCCCAGGTCCTCGCGCAGCGCCTCGACGCGTCGTACGAAGGGCTGTCCGACGAGTGGCGCCCACCGAAGGGCTCGCACGCGCACCGTCGCGCCACGCGGGCCCGCCAGCACGTGAAGGCCGCCGACCGGCTCGTCGAGCGGCTGGAGGCGCAGGCGGTGGACGTCCCCGTGCCGCCGCCGGTCCTGCGGTTCCCGGACCTGCCGTCCGTCCCGCCCGGCTACGCGGGAGGTCCGCTCGTCGAGGTCCGCGCGCCGCGCGTCGCGGGCCGGCTGGACCTGCCCGGGCGTCGGGTCGACGTCATGCCGGCGGGCCGGCTGCTGATCACCGGGCCGAACGGGGCGGGGAAGTCCACGCTGCTGGCGGCGCTGGTGGGGACCGTGGGCCTGGACCGCGGCGCCCGGACCCTGGCCGACGGCGTCCGGCTGGGCGTCCTGGCCCAGGAGGGGCCGGGCGAGCGCACGGCCGCCCCCGGCGGCACGTCGCCCACGGCGTTCGACGCGTACGCGCGCCACGCGCTGGACCTGCTCGACGCGGGCGCCCTGGACCCCGACGCGCTCGTGCCCGTGGCGGCGCTGGGGCTGCTCACCGAGGAGGACCTCGACCGCCCGCTGCGCGAGCTGTCGGTGGGTCAGCGCCGGCGGTTCGACCTCGCGTGCGCGCTGCTCGCCGCGCCCCACGTCCTGGTGCTCGACGAGCCGACGAACCACCTGTCCGTGGGGCTGGTCGACGAGCTCACGGTCGCGCTGCGGGCCACGTCGGCCGCCGTGGTGGTGGCGACGCACGACCGGCAGCTGCGCGCCGACCTCGCGGACTGGCCGCATCTCGACCTGGGCGCGTGA
- the rph gene encoding ribonuclease PH, whose translation MVNGSGSGAGVGAVGGAGAGAGAVTRTDGRRPDELRPVTITRRFLDAGEGSVLVEFGGTKVLCVASFTEGVPRWRKGSGEGWVTAEYAMLPRATNSRSDRESVRGKVGGRTHEISRLIGRSLRAVIDVAALGENTIVLDCDVLQADGGTRTAAITGAYVALADAVAWATSQRLVKPGRQVLRDSVAAVSVGIVDGVPVLDLPYTEDVRAETDMNVVTTGSGTFVEVQGTAEHAPFDRAELDALLDLALAGTSRLAALQAAVLAAPAGDGTATRSTAAVDVPVAP comes from the coding sequence ATGGTGAACGGGAGCGGGTCGGGTGCAGGCGTCGGTGCGGTCGGCGGGGCCGGGGCAGGTGCGGGGGCGGTGACGCGCACGGACGGGCGACGTCCCGACGAGCTGCGGCCGGTGACCATCACGCGCCGGTTCCTGGACGCGGGCGAGGGCTCCGTGCTCGTGGAGTTCGGCGGGACGAAGGTGCTGTGCGTCGCCTCGTTCACCGAGGGCGTGCCGCGCTGGCGCAAGGGCTCGGGCGAGGGCTGGGTCACCGCCGAGTACGCGATGCTGCCGCGCGCCACGAACAGCCGGTCGGACCGGGAGTCGGTGCGTGGCAAGGTGGGTGGGCGCACGCACGAGATCTCCCGGCTGATCGGGCGCTCGCTGCGCGCCGTCATCGACGTCGCCGCCCTGGGCGAGAACACGATCGTCCTGGACTGCGACGTGCTGCAGGCCGACGGCGGCACGCGGACCGCCGCCATCACCGGTGCGTACGTGGCGCTCGCCGACGCGGTCGCCTGGGCCACGTCCCAGCGGCTCGTCAAGCCGGGGCGTCAGGTGCTGCGCGACTCGGTCGCCGCCGTGAGCGTCGGGATCGTCGACGGCGTGCCGGTCCTGGACCTGCCGTACACCGAGGACGTGCGCGCCGAGACGGACATGAACGTCGTCACCACCGGGTCCGGCACGTTCGTGGAGGTGCAGGGGACCGCGGAGCACGCGCCGTTCGACCGCGCGGAGCTCGACGCGCTCCTCGACCTCGCCCTGGCCGGCACCTCCCGCCTCGCGGCGTTGCAGGCGGCCGTCCTGGCCGCCCCGGCCGGCGACGGCACGGCGACGCGCTCGACCGCCGCTGTCGACGTCCCGGTCGCCCCGTGA
- the murI gene encoding glutamate racemase — translation MSDAPIGIFDSGVGGLTVARSILDQLPHESTLYIGDTLNGPYGPKPLAAVRAHALEIMDDLVDAGVKMLVIACNSASAAVLRDARERYTLRRGLPVVEVVLPAARRAVAATRNGRIGVIGTRATIDSRAYDDAFAVAGVELTSRACPRFVELVEAGVTSGPDALATAHEYLDPVRAAGVDTLVLGCTHYPLLTGVISYVMGDEVTLVSSAEETAKDVYRTLVAHDLERDPAAGPATHRFLATGDPTGFATLARRFLGPEVEAVEPRGALR, via the coding sequence GTGAGCGACGCCCCGATCGGTATCTTCGACTCCGGCGTCGGAGGACTCACGGTGGCCCGGTCGATCCTCGACCAGCTCCCGCACGAGTCCACCCTGTACATCGGCGACACGCTCAACGGACCGTACGGGCCCAAGCCGCTCGCCGCGGTGCGCGCGCACGCGCTCGAGATCATGGACGACCTCGTCGACGCGGGCGTCAAGATGCTCGTCATCGCGTGCAACAGCGCGTCGGCCGCGGTGCTGCGCGACGCGCGCGAGCGGTACACGCTGCGACGTGGCCTGCCCGTCGTCGAGGTCGTGCTGCCCGCCGCACGCCGGGCGGTGGCCGCGACCCGCAACGGGCGCATCGGCGTCATCGGCACCCGCGCCACGATCGACTCCCGGGCCTACGACGACGCGTTCGCCGTCGCGGGGGTCGAGCTCACCTCGCGCGCGTGCCCGCGCTTCGTCGAGCTGGTCGAGGCCGGTGTGACGTCCGGGCCGGACGCGCTGGCGACCGCCCACGAGTACCTGGACCCGGTGCGCGCCGCCGGGGTCGACACCCTCGTCCTCGGCTGCACGCACTACCCGCTGCTCACGGGCGTCATCTCCTACGTCATGGGGGACGAGGTCACGCTCGTGTCGAGCGCCGAGGAGACCGCCAAGGACGTGTACCGCACGCTCGTGGCGCACGACCTCGAGCGCGACCCCGCGGCGGGCCCCGCGACCCACCGGTTCCTCGCGACGGGGGACCCGACGGGCTTCGCGACGCTCGCACGCCGCTTCCTGGGGCCGGAGGTCGAGGCGGTCGAGCCGCGGGGGGCGCTGCGATGA
- a CDS encoding nicotinate phosphoribosyltransferase: protein MTHTRAVAPTPTTPAVAAVGSGSTALLTDRYELTMLQAALADGTAHRRCVFEVFTRRLPPGRRYGVLAGTGRVLEQLAAFRFGTPELDWLADAHVVDDATLEYLAGYRFTGDVVGYAEGEVFFPQSPVLVVEGTFAEAVLLETLVLSVLNYDSAVASAASRMTSAAVGRPCLEMGARRAHEDAAVAAARAAVVAGFAGTSNLEAGRRYGLATIGTAAHAFTLLHDDEEAAFASQVRSQGAGTTLLVDTYDVRRGVERALAAAGTALGAVRLDSGDLAVQAQEVRAQLDAAGAHDTQIVVTSDLDEYAIAALAVAPVDSYGVGTSLVTGSGAPTCGMVYKLVAREGASGAMEPVAKASRSKTSVGGRKGAARRLGADGRAVEEVLVVGSDDEVARWTRHRHHTTEDGLRALHVPLVVDGEVMPGLTAAEGVRAATARHAASRDELPRGARRLSADEAAVPTVELPLA, encoded by the coding sequence ATGACGCACACGCGCGCGGTCGCGCCGACCCCGACCACCCCGGCCGTCGCTGCGGTCGGCTCCGGCAGCACGGCGCTGCTGACGGACCGGTACGAGCTGACGATGCTCCAGGCGGCGCTGGCCGACGGCACCGCGCACCGACGGTGCGTGTTCGAGGTGTTCACGCGCCGCCTGCCGCCCGGCCGTCGCTACGGCGTGCTGGCCGGCACGGGGCGGGTGCTCGAGCAGCTCGCCGCGTTCCGCTTCGGGACACCCGAGCTCGACTGGCTCGCCGACGCGCACGTCGTCGACGACGCCACGCTCGAGTACCTCGCGGGGTACCGGTTCACCGGTGACGTGGTCGGGTACGCCGAGGGCGAGGTGTTCTTCCCGCAGTCGCCCGTGCTGGTCGTCGAGGGGACGTTCGCCGAGGCGGTGCTGCTCGAGACGCTCGTGCTGTCGGTCCTCAACTACGACTCGGCGGTCGCGTCGGCGGCGTCCCGGATGACGAGCGCGGCCGTCGGCCGGCCGTGCCTGGAGATGGGCGCGCGCCGGGCGCACGAGGACGCCGCCGTGGCCGCCGCACGCGCCGCGGTGGTCGCCGGCTTCGCCGGGACGTCGAACCTCGAGGCGGGACGCCGCTACGGGCTCGCCACGATCGGGACCGCCGCGCACGCGTTCACGCTGCTGCACGACGACGAGGAGGCGGCCTTCGCCTCGCAGGTGCGCTCGCAGGGCGCGGGCACGACGCTCCTGGTCGACACGTACGACGTCCGGCGCGGCGTCGAGCGCGCGCTGGCCGCGGCAGGCACGGCGCTCGGTGCCGTGCGGCTGGACTCGGGCGACCTGGCCGTGCAGGCCCAGGAGGTCCGTGCCCAGCTCGACGCCGCGGGCGCCCACGACACGCAGATCGTCGTCACGAGCGACCTCGACGAGTACGCGATCGCGGCGCTCGCGGTCGCACCTGTCGACTCGTACGGCGTGGGGACGTCGCTCGTGACGGGGTCGGGTGCCCCCACGTGCGGCATGGTCTACAAGCTCGTGGCCCGCGAGGGCGCGTCGGGGGCGATGGAGCCGGTCGCGAAGGCGTCGCGCTCGAAGACCAGCGTCGGTGGCCGCAAGGGGGCCGCGCGGCGGCTGGGCGCGGACGGCAGGGCGGTCGAGGAGGTGCTGGTGGTCGGGTCGGACGACGAGGTCGCCCGCTGGACGCGGCACCGCCACCACACCACCGAGGACGGGCTGCGTGCGCTGCACGTGCCGCTCGTGGTCGACGGCGAGGTGATGCCGGGCCTGACGGCAGCCGAGGGGGTGCGGGCGGCGACCGCGCGGCACGCGGCGTCACGTGACGAGCTGCCCCGCGGGGCGCGGCGGCTGTCGGCCGACGAGGCGGCAGTGCCCACGGTCGAGCTCCCGCTGGCCTGA
- the trxA gene encoding thioredoxin — MATITLTADTIADTIKDNEIVLVDFWASWCGPCRMFAPVFEASSDKHPQIVHAKVDTEAEQQLAAELQITSIPTLMAFRDGVLVFNQAGALPAPALEQVLTAVQELDMDDVRAKIAERSASV, encoded by the coding sequence ATGGCCACCATCACCCTGACCGCCGACACCATCGCCGACACGATCAAGGACAACGAGATCGTCCTCGTCGACTTCTGGGCGTCGTGGTGCGGTCCGTGCCGCATGTTCGCGCCCGTGTTCGAGGCGTCGAGCGACAAGCACCCGCAGATCGTGCACGCGAAGGTCGACACCGAGGCCGAGCAGCAGCTCGCGGCCGAGCTGCAGATCACGTCGATCCCGACGCTCATGGCGTTCCGTGACGGCGTCCTGGTCTTCAACCAGGCCGGTGCCCTGCCGGCGCCCGCGCTGGAGCAGGTCCTCACGGCCGTCCAGGAGCTCGACATGGACGACGTCCGCGCCAAGATCGCGGAGCGCTCGGCGTCGGTCTGA
- a CDS encoding MBL fold metallo-hydrolase, whose amino-acid sequence MRLVVLGCAGSFPGPDAAASAYLVQAEDGEGRTWSALLDLGNGALGALQRWGDPAALDVVALSHLHADHVADMAVLGVYRRYRPSGALPPVAVHGPEGTAERLAHLSGKDPATDTTEQFDVRTWQVGVPVHVGPLTLEAVPVEHPVPAFGIRVGGPSQDDPARRVTLAYSGDTDACAGLDDLATDVDLLLAEAAFVEGRDDHVRGVHLTGRRAGAAAARGGARSLVLTHVPAWNDPQAALAEARAVYDGPLTLATPGATYHL is encoded by the coding sequence ATGAGGCTGGTCGTGCTGGGCTGCGCGGGGTCGTTCCCGGGGCCGGACGCCGCGGCGTCGGCGTACCTCGTGCAGGCCGAGGACGGCGAGGGGCGCACGTGGTCCGCGCTGCTCGACCTGGGCAACGGCGCACTGGGCGCGCTGCAGCGCTGGGGCGACCCGGCGGCGCTCGACGTCGTCGCGCTGTCGCACCTGCACGCCGACCACGTCGCCGACATGGCGGTGCTCGGCGTGTACCGCCGGTACCGGCCGTCGGGGGCGCTGCCGCCCGTCGCGGTGCACGGGCCGGAGGGCACGGCGGAGCGGCTCGCGCACCTGTCCGGCAAGGACCCGGCGACCGACACCACCGAGCAGTTCGACGTCCGGACGTGGCAGGTCGGTGTGCCCGTGCACGTCGGGCCGCTGACGCTCGAGGCCGTGCCCGTGGAGCACCCGGTGCCGGCCTTCGGCATCCGGGTCGGCGGGCCGTCGCAGGACGACCCTGCGCGGCGGGTGACGCTCGCGTACAGCGGTGACACCGACGCCTGCGCCGGCCTGGACGACCTGGCCACCGACGTCGACCTGCTGCTCGCCGAGGCGGCGTTCGTCGAGGGCCGGGACGACCACGTCCGCGGCGTGCACCTCACCGGCCGGCGCGCGGGTGCGGCTGCCGCGCGCGGCGGGGCACGCAGCCTGGTGCTCACGCACGTGCCGGCGTGGAACGACCCCCAGGCCGCGCTGGCCGAGGCCCGCGCGGTCTACGACGGCCCGCTGACGCTCGCCACCCCCGGCGCCACGTACCACCTCTGA
- a CDS encoding NUDIX hydrolase family protein: protein MTASAEYSPGPERPAGWLSAEQISTARSQLPILYVDAVPVRVDESGDVVSVGLLLRATREGVMSRALVSGRVMYHERVRDALLRHIEKDLGPVALPQVPASPQPFTVAEYFPTPGVTPYHDPRQHAVSLAYVVPVSGDCRPQQDALDLAWLTPEEACAEAVQVEMNGGQGLLLRQAMAWAGRLP, encoded by the coding sequence GTGACCGCGTCCGCCGAGTACTCCCCTGGCCCCGAACGTCCTGCCGGCTGGCTGTCCGCCGAGCAGATCTCCACAGCACGCAGCCAGCTGCCGATCCTCTACGTCGACGCGGTGCCGGTGCGCGTCGACGAGTCCGGTGACGTCGTCTCCGTCGGCCTGCTGCTGCGCGCGACGCGCGAGGGCGTCATGTCCCGCGCGCTGGTCTCGGGGCGTGTCATGTACCACGAGCGGGTGCGCGACGCGCTGCTGCGGCACATCGAGAAGGACCTCGGTCCGGTCGCGCTGCCGCAGGTCCCGGCCTCGCCGCAGCCGTTCACGGTCGCGGAGTACTTCCCCACCCCCGGCGTCACGCCGTACCACGACCCCCGGCAGCACGCGGTGTCGCTGGCGTACGTCGTGCCCGTCAGCGGGGACTGCCGGCCCCAGCAGGACGCGCTCGACCTCGCGTGGCTCACCCCGGAGGAGGCGTGCGCCGAGGCCGTGCAGGTCGAGATGAACGGCGGGCAGGGTCTCCTGCTGCGCCAGGCCATGGCGTGGGCGGGACGCCTGCCCTGA
- a CDS encoding DUF2017 domain-containing protein produces the protein MHAFRRQKGRYVARLDAGERAVVASVVADVAELLGAGRFEDAPAPGPATSAGPGAPDGWTVRTAPVPPPQDPAVRRLLPDASRDDPEVAREFRRLTEDDLRTRKIARLRHLWTLLVDGEPGWPEHALVVAPQAADDVAATLTDLRLVLGERLDLRTDADSEALYDGLGDDDEDDVRAYLASVYGALSWLQESLLAVMLAAPEGPGRSRGRSDG, from the coding sequence ATGCACGCGTTCCGCAGGCAGAAGGGGAGGTACGTCGCGCGGCTCGACGCCGGTGAGCGCGCGGTCGTCGCGTCCGTCGTGGCCGACGTCGCCGAGCTGCTCGGCGCCGGGCGCTTCGAGGACGCGCCCGCGCCCGGCCCCGCGACGTCCGCCGGCCCGGGCGCGCCCGACGGGTGGACGGTGCGCACGGCGCCGGTGCCGCCGCCGCAGGACCCCGCGGTGCGTCGCCTGCTGCCCGACGCGTCGCGCGACGACCCCGAGGTCGCCCGGGAGTTCCGACGTCTCACGGAGGACGACCTGCGGACCCGCAAGATCGCGCGGCTCCGCCACCTGTGGACCCTCCTCGTGGACGGCGAGCCGGGCTGGCCGGAGCACGCGCTCGTCGTCGCGCCGCAGGCCGCGGACGACGTCGCGGCCACCCTGACGGACCTGCGCCTCGTGCTCGGGGAGCGTCTCGACCTGCGCACGGACGCCGACTCCGAAGCCCTGTACGACGGGCTGGGCGACGACGACGAGGACGACGTGCGCGCGTACCTCGCCTCGGTGTACGGGGCGCTGTCGTGGCTGCAGGAGTCGCTGCTGGCTGTGATGCTCGCCGCACCGGAGGGCCCCGGCAGGAGCCGCGGGCGCTCCGACGGCTAG